Within the Thermodesulfovibrionales bacterium genome, the region GGATGGACATCGAGCCGGTTTTAGCCTACACTGGATTCAGAGTCTTTTTGAGGAGTTTTTTTGAAGGCAAGAATCGACAGTCATGCCTGCTTTGATTTCTTAACGGGCATCCCGAACAGAACGCTTTTCTATGATCGGCTTACCCAGGCCGTGGCACTCGCCGAGCGCGCTCGGAGCAAATTGGCAATGATGTTTGTCGGCGTCGACAACCTGAAACTCATCAATGACACCTTGGGGCACAATTGCGGAGATCTCATGTTGAAGATCATAGCGGAGCGCCTCAAGGCTTGTCTCAGAAAAAGCGATACGATCGCCCGTCCCGGAAGGGATGAATTCATGATTCTGCTGCCGGAGATACGACACGCCGAGGACGCCGCCGGAATCGCCGAGAAGATCCTCGCCTCGCTCGAGTCACCCTTTCTTCTCGAAAACCATGAGTTGTTCTTCTCAGCGAGCATCGGCGTGAGCATCTTCCCCCTTGACGGGGCCGATGCCGTTACCCTGATCGAAACGTCGTACACGGCAATGGAACGGGCCAGACAGGGGGAGAAGAATAGTTGTCGATTCTATTCACAAGAAATGAACGACAGGGCCTTCAGTCGCATGATCATGGAAAACAATCTCCGTTTGGCGCTGAAGCGTAAGGAATTCCTCCTGCACTACCAACCGCAAATTGACCTTGCAACAGGAAGAATCAATGGTCTGGAAGCCCTTGTACGCTGGCAACAGCCCGGGCTTGATCTCGTCTATCCAAACGATTTCATTTATTTGATGGAGGAGACAGGCCTCATCGTCGAACTCGGGCAATGGGTTCTCAGGACTGCATGTGCACAAAATAGGGAATGGCAGGAAGCAGGCCTCACACCCGTTAGAGTCTCGGTGAACCTTTCCGCACGTCAGTTTCACGAACATGACATCGTTGGGACGGTCGGCAAGGTGCTGGAGGAAACGCGACTCCGGCCCGAATACCTCGAACTGGAACTTACCGAAAGAGCCCTCATGATAAATACCGAAGCGACCATTAGGGCCCTTGAAGGGTTAAGAGCGATGGGAGTACAACTCTCGATAGACGACTTTGGCACCGGATATTCATCTCTCCGCTACCTGAAGTATTTCCCCGTAAACAGGCTGAAGGTTGACGGGCCCTTCATACCGTCGCTCGCAATCAGCGCTACTGATGCTGCGATAGTCGAGGCAATTATCGCCCTTGCGCACAATCTGCACTTAAAGGTCACCGCCGAAGGCGTCGAGACGGAACAGCAGTTCTCTTTCCTTCGCGAACACGACTGTGATGAGACCCAGGGGTTTC harbors:
- a CDS encoding EAL domain-containing protein, which codes for MKARIDSHACFDFLTGIPNRTLFYDRLTQAVALAERARSKLAMMFVGVDNLKLINDTLGHNCGDLMLKIIAERLKACLRKSDTIARPGRDEFMILLPEIRHAEDAAGIAEKILASLESPFLLENHELFFSASIGVSIFPLDGADAVTLIETSYTAMERARQGEKNSCRFYSQEMNDRAFSRMIMENNLRLALKRKEFLLHYQPQIDLATGRINGLEALVRWQQPGLDLVYPNDFIYLMEETGLIVELGQWVLRTACAQNREWQEAGLTPVRVSVNLSARQFHEHDIVGTVGKVLEETRLRPEYLELELTERALMINTEATIRALEGLRAMGVQLSIDDFGTGYSSLRYLKYFPVNRLKVDGPFIPSLAISATDAAIVEAIIALAHNLHLKVTAEGVETEQQFSFLREHDCDETQGFLLCPPLPVDQIRRFLAMGINHGCSRSFLPRKKSPEVLAGQMPAYVRTA